The genomic DNA TGGGGTTTTACCCCGTAGGGTTTGAGCCGTTTACCGTAAACCCTAAACAGCCTCACTGTTACGCTTCGAAATAACTGCAAAATAGATAAGCAGCCGCTTAAAAAAGCCCTCCCAGCCATGTGCTCGGAAGGGCTTTTGATTTTTGGGTAAGGACAGGCCTTTAGGCCCGACCGGCTAAAGCGGGCTTGCAGTCGGCACAATTGGCCCGGTGGTCGGGGGTAGGGGAGGGCCGCGCGCCGGTCAGGCTATTTTTGACCGGTTTACTTCATGGAGTTGTCATGCCCACGTTCTCGTTTCAGCGCTCTCTAACGCCCCTTATTCATGTGCTGGCGTGGGGGCTGCTGGCGCTCACGCTGCTGCTGTTTCAGCCCATGCAGGGGCGCATCGTGCTACCCCCCCAATACTGGGTGAAGCAGGGCGCACTGCTCCTGCTGTGGGGGGGCGCCTTCTACCTCACGGCACGGGTGAGCGTGCCGCGCCTGTTGCTGCGCGGGCGCACCGGCTGGTTTGGGCTGGCTTTGATGGCCACGGCGCTGGTTATTGTGCTAATGGGCTACTTACTCGAAAGCACCCTGCACCTGACGGAACTCATGCGCCAGGCTTTTCACGCGGCGGAGGCGGCGCGTCAGCGCTTCGGCCCGCTCCGGCCGCGCGGTAGCCGCTTCGACCTGATAAGTATGCTCATTACGCTGCTGGTGCTGGGCATTGCCACGGCCATTACGGTGGTGCAGCACTGGCAGCAGGAAGCCCGCCTGCGCGAGCGCCTCGACCAGCAGCGCGTAGAAGCCGAACTGAGCTTGCTGAAAGCTCAAATCAACCCGCACTTCTTCTTTAACACTCTCAATAACATCTACTCGCTCACGCTCATTGATGGCGAGCGGGCGCGGGCGGCCCTGCACCGCCTCTCGCGCATGATGCGCTACGTGCTCTACGACACGGCCGCGGGCCAGGCCCAGCTGGGCCAGGAAGTGGCTTTCATTCAGGATTATATCACCCTGATGCAGCTGCGCCTCACCGACCGCGTGCAGGTAACTTTTGAGCACCCCGAGCCGGTGCGCGAGGTGCTCATCGCGCCCATGCTGCTGCTGCCGTTTGTGGAAAATGCCTTCAAGCACGGCGTGGCGGCCACGGCACCCAGCCGCATCTTCATTGGCCTGCGCCAGCCCACGCAGCAGCAGCTCGAAATCGTGGTGCGCAACACGCTGTTTGCTAAGTCCAGCACCGACCTGGCAGGCTCCAATGGCATCGGCCTGGTCAATACCCGCCGCCGCCTCGACCTGCTCTACCCCGGCCGCTATACCTTGCAGGTGACCGAAAAAACTCCCGACGACGAGTTTGAGGTAAAGCTCAGCCTGGTGGTGGATAACAAGCTTGTCGCCAGCACGCTGCCCCACTCAACTCTTAAAACCGTATAGATGATTCCCGTTACCTGCATTGCCGTTGATGATGAGCCGCTGGCGCTGGCGCTCCTCTGCACGTTTATCGAGCAAACGCCTTTTCTGAAGCTGGTGGGCCGCTATGGCAGCGGCGTGGAAGCCCTCAAGGGCCTCCACGAGCTGACTGAGCCGGTAGAGCTGGCTTTTCTCGACATCCAGATGCAGGAGCTGACCGGCCTGGAGCTGGCGCGGGTGCTGGGCCAGCAGGCCGCGCCGCCGCGCATCATTTTCACCACCGCCTTCCCGCAATATGCGCTGGAAGGCTACAAGGTCGATGCCCTCGATTACCTGGTGAAGCCGTTCAACTACGAAGAGTTTCTGCGGGCCGCCAACAAGGGCCGCGCCTACGCCGAGCTGAGCCACGCCAGCGCCGATGCGCCCGCCCCTACCCCCCCCAACGTGGAGGAAGAGCACATTTTCCTGAAAGTGGAGTACCAGCTCGTGCGCGTGGCGCTGAGCGATATTCTGTACGTGGAAGGTCTGAAAGACTACGTAAAAGTGCATCTCAAAAGCACGCCGCGCGCCCTGCTTTCGCTCATGAGCCTGCGCGCGATGGAAGAAAAGCTGTCTGTCCGGCGCTTCCTGCGCATCCACCGCTCCTTCATCGTGGCCCTCGACAAGATTGAGGCCGTGCGCCGCCTCACCGTGCAGATTGGCACCGAAACCATTCCCGTGGGCGAACAATACAAAGAAGCCTTCCAGCAGTTCCTGAGCCGCTGGAGCTGACCCAGTGTAGGGTAGGCTTTAGCCCTGCCGTCGATAGTATTTATGAGCCTACTGACGGCAGGCTAAAGCCTATCCTATAATCGCCTACTTAGGGATAGAGCCGGGCACCTGCATCTCGGGGGCGCGGGGGGTAGGGCGCAGGCCGCGCAGTTCCTGGTACTTTTCGAGCTGGGCGGGCGTGAGCGCCGCCTCAATCTTGGTTTCGAAATCGGCCTGGCGGGCCAGGCGGGCCGCGTGCTCGTTTTCGTCGGGCCGATGCGTGAGGCGCTGCTTGCGCTGCGCCCGCTCCTCATCGAGCACGGTGGCGATGCGGGCCAGCTGCGCGGGGCTGAGGTCGAGCTTTTGCAGGAGGGTAGCGCGTTTGTTGTGGCCCAGCACCACTACCTCCGGCAGGGTTTGGGCGCGCAGGCGACCGCCGGCCAGGGCCGCCACCAAAAAAACGAAGCCAAGCAGAAGGGTGCGCATGATGCAAAGCTAGCCGTTGCGCCAGCAAGCCGCCGACAGTACGGGTAAAACCCGGCCCGGCCACGAAAGTGCCCGCAATAGCGCTATCACGCCTCCCTGCCAAGTACTCGTGCAGAAGTAAATTAGGTACTGCTGTTACGCCCTATCTTATTCGAGATGGTAACGGGGAGTAGCGCGAACTTGGTAGTTCGCGTCCCCGCGCCGTTAAAGCCAGTATAACGGCGCGGGGACGCGAACTACCAAGTTCGCGCTACTCCCCGTTGCGTAACAGCAGTTAGGTATCCAGAGAACGTCATTCCGAGCTTGTCGAGGAATCTCGCCCGCATCTTATGGATGTCGTTCAACGATGCGGGCGAGATTCCTCGGCAAGCTCGGAATGACGTTCTGCTTACTCAATTAGTTTTGACTGACTACTTAAACAACGCCCCGTGCCTGCGGGGCACGGGGCGTTGAGCTTCTATAGTAATCAATAACAGAGCGGAAGGGCTAAAAGCTAATAAGGGGAGCTAGTTGCTTGGGCGCTGGCCGCGCTGCGGGCGCATGGCCTGGTACTTGGTGTACTGTTCGGGGGTCAGGATTTCCTTCATTTTGGCCTCCATTTCGGTGCGGCGGGTTTGCATGGCCTGGCGCTCGGCATCGGTGGGCGGGCCGTTGGGGCGAGCCGTGCGGTTGGCGCTCATCAGGGCGTCTAGCTTGGTTTGCTGGTCGGGGGTCAGGTTCAGCTCTTTCATCATTTCCGCCTGGCGGCCCATGCGGCTCTGGCCGGCTGCGGCGGCTGGGTCCTGGGTGACCTGGGCGTGGGCGGCGGGCGCGGTGGCCAGGGCTCCGGCGGCCAGCAGGCCAACCAGGTAAAGGGAGCGGGAGAACATAGTAGTAAGGAAAAGGAGGTGAGTACTACTGCCTTGCGTAGGAATAGCTCCCCAAAGATAGTGGTTACCGGCGCGGTGCTAGGCGGCTAGTCGGCCAGCACCCGAATTGTGCCGACAAACCGTGTTCCTACCCCCGCCAAGACTTCCGGCGTGAAGAGTGCGTGAGGAAAGCCGGATTTCCCAACCCGCGCCCTATAATTGCCGTCTAGTGCCTGGCCGTCG from Hymenobacter psoromatis includes the following:
- a CDS encoding DNA-binding response regulator; this translates as MPVTCIAVDDEPLALALLCTFIEQTPFLKLVGRYGSGVEALKGLHELTEPVELAFLDIQMQELTGLELARVLGQQAAPPRIIFTTAFPQYALEGYKVDALDYLVKPFNYEEFLRAANKGRAYAELSHASADAPAPTPPNVEEEHIFLKVEYQLVRVALSDILYVEGLKDYVKVHLKSTPRALLSLMSLRAMEEKLSVRRFLRIHRSFIVALDKIEAVRRLTVQIGTETIPVGEQYKEAFQQFLSRWS